In one Parambassis ranga chromosome 6, fParRan2.1, whole genome shotgun sequence genomic region, the following are encoded:
- the LOC114437615 gene encoding uncharacterized protein LOC114437615 isoform X2 yields the protein MCHLSVCFWIQGSSMESSDQDVVTLQAVRDLPIVGLNTEVSPGPEPEQDQSEQDVQPETNQEVPEPGRCPQSLALIEFRIQQLQNRRFLLLKMQNFIQKTGQSISSETSEDSDELCELDAVQKELEELLLKKEELEKQEGSSNHTANGDHQEHSDLYKCETPHGGVYMLPPLQVHREGQTQPPTGPILPGVEPTSSLYTTNMSECIQAFSLSLSFFW from the exons atgtgTCACCTCTCGGTGTGCTTCTGGATTCAGGGGTCCAGTATGGAGAGTTCAGACCAGGACGTGGTTACCCTTCAGGCTGTCAGGGACTTACCGATTGTGGGGTTAAACACAGAGGTGAGTCCAGGTCCAGAGCCAGAACAGGACCAGTCGGAGCAAGATGTCCAGCCTGAAACCAACCAGGAGGTGCCTGAGCCGGGGAGATGTCCTCAGTCACTGGCGCTCATCGAGTTCCGCATACAGCAGCTCCAAAACAGGCGCTTCCTCCTGCTCAAAATGCAAAACTTCATACAGAAGACAGGGCAGAGCA TTTCATCAGAGACCAGTGAGGACAGTGATGAGCTGTGTGAGCTGGATGCTGTTcagaaagagctggaggagctgctgcttaaaaaggaggagctggagaaacaAGAAGGGAGCTCCAACCACACAGCAAACGGAG ATCACCAGGAACACTCCGATTTGTACAAATGTGAGACGCCCCATGGAGGTGTTTACATGCTGCCTCCTCTGCAGGTGCACAGGGAGGGTCAAACCCAGCCGCCGACAGGCCCCATCCTTCCAGGTGTGGAACCCACCAGCTCTCTATACACCACAAACATGTCTGAGTGCATTCAagctttctccctctctctctcctttttttggtGA
- the LOC114437615 gene encoding uncharacterized protein LOC114437615 isoform X1: MSSLKPTRRCLSRGDVLSHWRSSSSAYSSSKTGASSCSKCKTSYRRQGRAFHQRPVRTVMSCVSWMLFRKSWRSCCLKRRSWRNKKGAPTTQQTEITRNTPICTNVRRPMEVFTCCLLCRCTGRVKPSRRQAPSFQVWNPPALYTPQTCLSAFKLSPSLSPFFGDIVKSLGRIEALTQCPSCGEVVVTETRRKVGEVCGRLLFNPAFLKAPEEHPPPLP; the protein is encoded by the exons ATGTCCAGCCTGAAACCAACCAGGAGGTGCCTGAGCCGGGGAGATGTCCTCAGTCACTGGCGCTCATCGAGTTCCGCATACAGCAGCTCCAAAACAGGCGCTTCCTCCTGCTCAAAATGCAAAACTTCATACAGAAGACAGGGCAGAGCA TTTCATCAGAGACCAGTGAGGACAGTGATGAGCTGTGTGAGCTGGATGCTGTTcagaaagagctggaggagctgctgcttaaaaaggaggagctggagaaacaAGAAGGGAGCTCCAACCACACAGCAAACGGAG ATCACCAGGAACACTCCGATTTGTACAAATGTGAGACGCCCCATGGAGGTGTTTACATGCTGCCTCCTCTGCAGGTGCACAGGGAGGGTCAAACCCAGCCGCCGACAGGCCCCATCCTTCCAGGTGTGGAACCCACCAGCTCTCTATACACCACAAACATGTCTGAGTGCATTCAagctttctccctctctctctcctttttttggtGACATAGTGAAGAGTCTGGGTCGGATAGAAGCACTCACCCAGTGTCCATCCTGTGGAGAGGTCGTCGTCACAGAAACGAGGAGAAAAGTGGGCGAA GTGTGTGGCCGGCTGCTGTTTAATCCCGCTTTTCTTAAAGCGCCTGAAGAACATCCACCACCACTGCCCTAA